acaggcttcgctgggCACGCTTGCAAAATCTCAAATCTTTAGCTCCTTTCATTGATGAGATGTCATGTGGATAGATggatagacatacagacaatcatacatataaaaaatcCCCTTAGCAgataagagaaattgtgtcagcctcaTCAGTGATAGGCTACAAaaacgctcagcccaattccatgGTTAGATATGCATCACTTTAGGTCTagtttttgtctatgtagaaatgaagtttcatgcaaaataaaaagtttatagatGAAAGCTTTATAGTGATATCTTAAAACAGGGTAAATTCACACTTTGTTCATTAAGTCAGCTATCAcagcaatgttcaaataataaaagtttcggtgagctgtggagggtactacaacgcaagagtgcacttaaaacgaattttgccacttataacattgactttccactctattatttttctcttacttctatgaataaaaatgacaCATGTTGAAACTCCATGTGTTTGtagaactttatttattctgctattttctcattgccatcatggttacccataagactaatataaaaatattcgttaacgcccagcagccaaatgccatggagtgacatgcaccatcattaaactcagtGGTTCTCATATTAAAATGGAGCTTCTTGCATATGTACAAGTCTAttggtcagttcattttcgagatattgtgtggacagatggacagacagaaatggaatttttccCGCCTCTTGAGTGATATGCTTCACTAAAACTCAGCCAACTACACTACTACTTTGTTTATTAATTGGTCATAGATATGTTTTATATCTAGCATTTCAGTTCATGTCAAATTGAAGGAGTATGTGAAAGCGTACCTTGCTGTTGCCTCGCACCCTGATATGTTGTATCTGTGTCCGACGCCTGGAAAGGTCAGCGAGGACTGTAGGAAGATATTCTTCACCTGAGACCACTTCCAAGGACATAACAGGTTCCATCAGTGCTGTGTTTGCTTCTACCAATATCTATTAACAAAAGCCATGGTCATTATCTTTTTTTAACTCTTTAGAAACTAACATCTGATTGATCGGACTTTCAAGGGTCAGGCTAAAACCGCCTACGTTCAATTGATCAGCtgtttaggaaaaaattattttaaactttatttacaagcttttaaagtttgttttgactggtttggttttgttttgaagTTAGCATCACTAATGACATTGATACAGCTGTTTCTCTTTAGTTATTTTACtcttcttttaaaaacttcatgtAACCACTTTACCACTTTGAAATATTTCCaatagatatacattttttacagatttctgctatgaaaagattattttatataaatttcttttt
The Homalodisca vitripennis isolate AUS2020 chromosome 1, UT_GWSS_2.1, whole genome shotgun sequence DNA segment above includes these coding regions:
- the LOC124352956 gene encoding ribosome-releasing factor 2, mitochondrial-like isoform X3; protein product: MVGVTVMLHFLEVGRGTSDTILTSAVAQCIKKILVEANTALMEPVMSLEVVSGEEYLPTVLADLSRRRTQIQHIRVRGNSKMVEARNSSG